Proteins from one Peromyscus eremicus unplaced genomic scaffold, PerEre_H2_v1 PerEre#2#chr22_unloc_1, whole genome shotgun sequence genomic window:
- the Lmnb2 gene encoding lamin-B2 isoform X1 — protein MSAPHPGSRGDPRAAASAMASLPPRAGPATPLSPARLSRLQEKEELRELNDRLAHYIDRVRALELENDRLLLRISEKEEVTTREVSGIKALYESELADARRVLDETARERARLQIEMGKLQAELDEARKSAKKREGELTVAQGRVKDLESLFHRSEAELASTLSDKHGLENDVAELRAQLAKAEDGHAVAKKQLEKETLMRVDLENRCQSLQEELGFSKSVFEEEVRETRRRHERRLVEVDSSRQQEYDFKMAQALEDLRSQHDEQVRLYRLELEQTYQAKLDNAKLSSDQNDKAASAAREELKEARMRVESLSYQLSGLQKQASAAEDRIRELEEVVAGEREKFRKMLDAKDQEMTEVREAMQQQLAEYQELLDVKLALDMEISAYRKLLEGEEERLKLSPSPSSRVTISRATSSSSSSSGVGMSVGRGRGKRRRLETEDTQGSRSSGSGGQGSSLGSGSRLAQQAAVTGVVSIEEVDLEGRFVRLKNASDKDQSLGNWRIKRQVLEGEDIAYKFTPKYVLRAGQTVTVWAAGAGVAHSPPSTLVWKSQSSWGSGENSRTVLVNADGEEVAVQAVKQTSVQVSENGEEEEEEAEFGEEDLFHQQGDPRTTSRGCRLM, from the exons ATGAGCGCGCCGCACCCGGGCAGCCGAGGGGATCCGCGCGCCGCCGCCTCCGCCATGGCGTCCCTGCCGCCCCGCGCAGGGCCCGCCACGCCGCTTTCGCCCGCGCGCCTGTCTCGGctgcaggagaaggaggagctgCGCGAGCTCAACGACCGCCTGGCGCACTACATCGACCGCGTCCGCGCTCTGGAGCTGGAGAACGATCGGCTGCTGCTCCGGATCTCCGAGAAGGAGGAGGTGACCACGCGCGAG GTGAGTGGCATCAAGGCCCTGTACGAGTCAGAGCTGGCTGACGCCCGGCGGGTGCTGGACGAGACGGCCCGGGAACGCGCTCGGCTGCAGATCGAAATGGGAAAGCTTCAGGCCGAGCTGGACGAGGCCAGGAAGAG TGCCAAGAAGCGGGAAGGTGAGCTCACGGTGGCCCAGGGCCGCGTGAAGGACCTGGAGTCCCTATTCCACCGGAGTGAGGCAGAGCTGGCCTCCACCCTCAGTGACAAGCACGGGCTGGAGAACGATGTGGCCGAGCTCCGAGCGCAGCTGGCGAAG GCAGAGGACGGCCACGCTGTGGCCAAGAAGCAGCTGGAGAAGGAGACGCTGATGCGCGTAGACCTGGAGAACCGCTGCCAGAGCCTGCAGGAAGAACTGGGCTTCAGCAAGAGCGTGTTCGAGGAG GAGGTGCGGGAGACCCGGCGGAGGCACGAGAGGCGCCTGGTGGAGGTGGACAGTAGCCGGCAGCAGGAGTACGACTTCAAGATGGCCCAGGCCCTGGAGGACCTGCGCAGCCAGCATGATGAACAAGTGCGGCTGTACCGCCTGGAGCTGGAGCAGACCTACCAGGCCAAG CTGGACAACGCCAAGCTGAGCTCGGACCAGAACGACAAGGCGGCCAGTGCCGCCCGCGAGGAACTCAAGGAAGCCCGCATGCGCGTGGAGTCCCTCAGCTACCAGCTCTCGGGCCTCCAAAAGCAG GCCAGCGCTGCCGAGGACCGCATCCGCGAACTGGAGGAGGTTGTCGCCGGCGAGCGTGAAAAGTTCCGCAAGATGCTGGACGCCAAGGACCAGGAGATGACGGAGGTGCGCGAAGCCATGCAGCAGCAGCTGGCCGAGTACCAGGAGCTGCTGGACGTCAAGCTGGCCCTGGACATGGAGATCAGCGCCTACCGCAAACTGCTGGAGGGCGAGGAAGAGAG GCTGAAGCTGTCCCCTAGCCCGTCTTCCCGCGTCACCATCTCCCGGGCCACCtcgagcagcagcagcagcagcggggtTGGCATGTCCGTGGGGCGGGGCCGAGGCAAGCGCCGGCGGCTTGAGACCGAGGACACCCAGGGCTCCcgcagcagcggcagcggcggccAAGGCTCCAGCCTGGGCAGCGGCTCCCGCCTGGCCCAGCAGGCAGCGGTCACGGGTGTCGTGAGCATCGAGGAGGTAGACCTGGAGGGCAGGTTCGTGCGGCTCAAGAACGCCTCGGACAAG GACCAGTCTTTGGGGAACTGGAGAATCAAGAGACAGGTCCTGGAGGGTGAGGACATTGCCTACAAGTTCACGCCCAAGTATGTCTTGCGGGCCGGCCAGACAGTCACG GTGTGGGCAGCTGGCGCAGGGGTCGCCCACAGCCCCCCATCAACCCTTGTGTGGAAAAGCCAGAGCAGCTGGGGCTCTGGGGAGAACTCCCGCACCGTCCTGGTCAACGCGGATGGAGAG GAGGTTGCTGTGCAGGCCGTGAAGCAGACAAGCGTTCAGGTGAGCGAGAacggggaggaagaggaagaggaggcagaattcGGCGAGGAGGACCTTTTCCACCAGCAG GGGGACCCGAGGACCACCTCGAGGGGTTGCCGGCTGATGTGA
- the Lmnb2 gene encoding lamin-B2 isoform X2, with translation MRGAGEGPKRELTGDHGPVEGPLRQAQPAGGPERECPMAASPLKDSVGGCEGALSPRPLRECVRRRLRGLAKTPVKDPVKLPSKRALGTARTWKSHLWVPARGQEVRETRRRHERRLVEVDSSRQQEYDFKMAQALEDLRSQHDEQVRLYRLELEQTYQAKLDNAKLSSDQNDKAASAAREELKEARMRVESLSYQLSGLQKQASAAEDRIRELEEVVAGEREKFRKMLDAKDQEMTEVREAMQQQLAEYQELLDVKLALDMEISAYRKLLEGEEERLKLSPSPSSRVTISRATSSSSSSSGVGMSVGRGRGKRRRLETEDTQGSRSSGSGGQGSSLGSGSRLAQQAAVTGVVSIEEVDLEGRFVRLKNASDKDQSLGNWRIKRQVLEGEDIAYKFTPKYVLRAGQTVTVWAAGAGVAHSPPSTLVWKSQSSWGSGENSRTVLVNADGEEVAVQAVKQTSVQVSENGEEEEEEAEFGEEDLFHQQGDPRTTSRGCRLM, from the exons AtgaggggagctggagagggaCCTAAGAGGGAGCTTACAGGAGACCACGGTCCTGTGGAGGGACCCCTGAGGCAGGCCCAGCCTGCAGGGGGTCCCGAGAGGGAATGCCCGATGGCGGCCAGTCCTTTGAAGGACAGTGTGGGGGGATGTGAGGGGGCGCTTAGCCCGAGACCCCTAAGGGAGTGCGTGAGGCGACGTCTGAGGGGGCTTGCGAAGACCCCTGTGAAGGATCCTGTAAAGCTGCCCTCAAAAAGAGCCCTGGGGACTGCCAGGACTTGGAAGAGCCACCTCTGGGTCCCTGCGAGGGGGCAG GAGGTGCGGGAGACCCGGCGGAGGCACGAGAGGCGCCTGGTGGAGGTGGACAGTAGCCGGCAGCAGGAGTACGACTTCAAGATGGCCCAGGCCCTGGAGGACCTGCGCAGCCAGCATGATGAACAAGTGCGGCTGTACCGCCTGGAGCTGGAGCAGACCTACCAGGCCAAG CTGGACAACGCCAAGCTGAGCTCGGACCAGAACGACAAGGCGGCCAGTGCCGCCCGCGAGGAACTCAAGGAAGCCCGCATGCGCGTGGAGTCCCTCAGCTACCAGCTCTCGGGCCTCCAAAAGCAG GCCAGCGCTGCCGAGGACCGCATCCGCGAACTGGAGGAGGTTGTCGCCGGCGAGCGTGAAAAGTTCCGCAAGATGCTGGACGCCAAGGACCAGGAGATGACGGAGGTGCGCGAAGCCATGCAGCAGCAGCTGGCCGAGTACCAGGAGCTGCTGGACGTCAAGCTGGCCCTGGACATGGAGATCAGCGCCTACCGCAAACTGCTGGAGGGCGAGGAAGAGAG GCTGAAGCTGTCCCCTAGCCCGTCTTCCCGCGTCACCATCTCCCGGGCCACCtcgagcagcagcagcagcagcggggtTGGCATGTCCGTGGGGCGGGGCCGAGGCAAGCGCCGGCGGCTTGAGACCGAGGACACCCAGGGCTCCcgcagcagcggcagcggcggccAAGGCTCCAGCCTGGGCAGCGGCTCCCGCCTGGCCCAGCAGGCAGCGGTCACGGGTGTCGTGAGCATCGAGGAGGTAGACCTGGAGGGCAGGTTCGTGCGGCTCAAGAACGCCTCGGACAAG GACCAGTCTTTGGGGAACTGGAGAATCAAGAGACAGGTCCTGGAGGGTGAGGACATTGCCTACAAGTTCACGCCCAAGTATGTCTTGCGGGCCGGCCAGACAGTCACG GTGTGGGCAGCTGGCGCAGGGGTCGCCCACAGCCCCCCATCAACCCTTGTGTGGAAAAGCCAGAGCAGCTGGGGCTCTGGGGAGAACTCCCGCACCGTCCTGGTCAACGCGGATGGAGAG GAGGTTGCTGTGCAGGCCGTGAAGCAGACAAGCGTTCAGGTGAGCGAGAacggggaggaagaggaagaggaggcagaattcGGCGAGGAGGACCTTTTCCACCAGCAG GGGGACCCGAGGACCACCTCGAGGGGTTGCCGGCTGATGTGA
- the Timm13 gene encoding mitochondrial import inner membrane translocase subunit Tim13, with amino-acid sequence MESGFGSDFGGTGGGKLDPGVIMEQVKVQIAVANAQELLQRMTDKCFRKCIGKPGGSLDNSEQKCIAMCMDRYMDAWNTVSRAYNSRLQRERANM; translated from the exons ATGGAGAGCGGTTTCGGCTCGGACTTCGGCGGCACGGGCGGCGGGAAGCTGGACCCGGGGGTCATCATGGAGCAGGTGAAGGTGCAGATCGCCGTGGCCAACGCGCAGGAGCTGCTGCAG AGGATGACGGACAAGTGTTTCCGGAAGTGCATCGGGAAGCCCGGGGGCTCCTTGGATAACTCGGAACAG AAATGCATCGCCATGTGCATGGACCGCTACATGGACGCCTGGAACACCGTGTCCCGCGCCTACAACTCTCGACTGCAGCGGGAACGAGCCAACATGTGA